The Leifsonia williamsii genome includes a region encoding these proteins:
- the uvrA gene encoding excinuclease ABC subunit UvrA, which produces MAGAHLSVRGARVHNLHNVDLEIPRDSLVVFTGLSGSGKSSLAFDTIFAEGQRRYVESLSAYARQFLGQVDRPDVDFIEGLSPAVSIDQKSTNRNPRSTVGTITEIYDYMRLLWARIGVPHCPVCGERIQRQTVQQIADQLMELEAGTRYMVVSPVISQKKGEFVDLFKELAASGYSRALVDGEQIQLSEPPTLKKQYKHDISVVVDRLVAGPDILTRLTDSLETALRLTDGIVQVNYVDREGPEAWQSFSEKLACPNGHPIQLTEIEPRTFSFNAPFGACPECSGLGTRMAVDEDLLLGDDTASIAEGVIVPWTTQGKGLFQYYEKLLDGLARDLKFSLKTPWNKLPANVRDAVLHGDNFEVKVRWKNRYGREMSYTSGFEGVVPYIERQYLQAETDTQRARWAEYLREVPCPVCKGKRLKPEVLSVLVHGKSIADAALLSLSDARSFMEKLHLTEREARIGAQVLREIKVRLDFLIQVGLSYLDLARAAATLSGGEAQRIRLATQIGSGLTGVLYVLDEPSIGLHQRDNRRLIDTLVALRDLGNTLIVVEHDEDTIRTADWIVDIGPGAGVNGGHVVHSGSYDELLENTDSLTGDYLAGRREIPIPEKRRPIDKKRMIRVVDAEANNLKKVSVDFPLGTFVAVTGVSGSGKSSLVNDILYRVLANKLNGARKLPGKHRTVTGLENLDKVVHVDQAPIGRTPRSNPATYTGVFDRIRNLFAETPEAKTRGYLPGRFSFNVKGGRCEACSGDGTIKIEMNFLPDVYVACEVCGGARYNRDTLAVHYKGKNIAEVLDMPISEAAEFFKPISAIHRYLQTLVDVGLGYVRLGQSATTLSGGEAQRVKLATELQRRTNGRSVYVLDEPTTGLHFEDVRKLLLVLNGLLDKGNTVIVIEHNLDVIKSADWIIDMGPEGGAGGGTVIATGTPEKVADTAGSHTGYFLKEILQGESARGAA; this is translated from the coding sequence ATGGCCGGTGCGCACCTCAGCGTGCGCGGCGCGCGCGTCCACAACCTCCACAACGTCGACCTCGAGATCCCGCGCGACTCGCTCGTCGTCTTCACCGGGCTCTCGGGCTCCGGCAAGTCGTCGCTCGCCTTCGACACGATCTTCGCGGAGGGGCAGCGCCGGTACGTGGAGTCGCTCTCCGCCTACGCGCGCCAGTTCCTCGGCCAGGTCGACCGGCCCGACGTCGACTTCATCGAGGGCCTCAGCCCGGCCGTCTCCATCGACCAGAAGTCGACCAACCGCAACCCGCGCTCGACGGTCGGCACGATCACCGAGATCTACGACTACATGCGCCTGCTGTGGGCGCGCATCGGCGTGCCGCACTGTCCGGTCTGCGGTGAGCGCATCCAGCGCCAGACGGTGCAGCAGATCGCCGACCAGCTGATGGAGCTGGAGGCCGGCACCCGGTACATGGTCGTCAGCCCGGTCATCTCGCAGAAGAAGGGCGAGTTCGTCGACCTCTTCAAGGAGCTCGCGGCGAGCGGGTACTCGCGCGCGCTGGTCGACGGCGAGCAGATCCAGCTCTCCGAGCCGCCGACGCTCAAGAAGCAGTACAAGCACGACATCTCGGTGGTCGTCGACCGCCTGGTCGCCGGTCCCGACATCCTCACCCGGCTCACCGACTCGCTCGAGACCGCGCTGCGCCTGACCGACGGCATCGTCCAGGTCAACTACGTCGACCGCGAGGGTCCGGAGGCGTGGCAGTCGTTCAGCGAGAAGCTCGCCTGCCCGAACGGCCACCCCATCCAGCTGACCGAGATCGAGCCGCGCACCTTCTCGTTCAACGCCCCGTTCGGCGCGTGCCCCGAGTGCTCCGGCCTCGGCACCCGGATGGCGGTCGACGAGGACCTCCTGCTCGGCGACGACACCGCCAGCATCGCCGAGGGCGTCATCGTGCCCTGGACCACGCAGGGCAAGGGCCTGTTCCAGTACTACGAGAAGCTGCTCGACGGCCTCGCCCGCGATCTCAAGTTCTCGCTGAAGACCCCGTGGAACAAGCTGCCGGCGAACGTCCGCGACGCCGTCCTCCACGGCGACAACTTCGAGGTCAAGGTGCGGTGGAAGAACCGCTACGGCCGCGAGATGAGCTACACCTCCGGCTTCGAGGGCGTGGTGCCGTACATCGAGCGCCAGTACCTCCAGGCCGAGACCGACACGCAGCGCGCCCGCTGGGCCGAGTACCTGCGCGAGGTGCCGTGCCCGGTGTGCAAGGGCAAGCGGCTCAAGCCCGAGGTCCTCTCGGTCCTCGTGCACGGCAAGAGCATCGCCGACGCCGCCCTGCTCAGCCTGAGCGACGCCCGGTCGTTCATGGAGAAGCTGCACCTGACCGAGCGGGAGGCGCGGATCGGCGCCCAGGTGCTCCGCGAGATCAAGGTGCGCCTCGACTTCCTCATCCAGGTCGGCCTGAGCTACCTCGACCTGGCCCGCGCGGCGGCGACGCTGTCCGGCGGCGAGGCGCAGCGCATCCGGCTCGCGACGCAGATCGGCTCCGGCCTCACCGGCGTGCTGTACGTGCTGGACGAGCCGAGCATCGGCCTCCACCAGCGCGACAACCGCCGCCTCATCGACACCCTGGTCGCCCTGCGCGACCTCGGCAACACGCTGATCGTTGTCGAGCACGACGAGGACACCATCCGCACCGCCGACTGGATCGTCGACATCGGCCCCGGCGCCGGCGTCAACGGCGGCCACGTCGTGCACTCCGGCTCGTACGACGAGCTGCTCGAGAACACCGACTCGCTGACCGGCGACTACCTCGCCGGCCGTCGCGAGATCCCGATCCCCGAGAAGCGCCGGCCGATCGACAAGAAGCGCATGATCCGGGTGGTCGACGCGGAGGCGAACAACCTCAAGAAGGTCTCGGTCGACTTCCCGCTCGGCACCTTCGTCGCGGTCACCGGCGTCTCCGGCTCCGGCAAGTCGTCGCTCGTCAACGACATCCTGTACCGGGTGCTCGCCAACAAGCTCAACGGCGCCCGCAAGCTGCCGGGCAAGCACCGCACGGTCACCGGGCTGGAGAACCTCGACAAGGTCGTGCACGTCGACCAGGCGCCGATCGGCCGCACCCCGCGGTCCAACCCGGCGACGTACACGGGTGTGTTCGACCGCATCCGCAACCTCTTCGCGGAGACGCCGGAGGCCAAGACCCGCGGCTACCTGCCCGGCCGGTTCAGCTTCAACGTCAAGGGCGGGCGCTGCGAGGCGTGCTCGGGCGACGGCACGATCAAGATCGAGATGAACTTCCTGCCCGACGTCTACGTCGCGTGCGAGGTCTGCGGGGGAGCGCGGTACAACCGCGACACCCTGGCCGTGCACTACAAGGGCAAGAACATCGCCGAGGTGCTCGACATGCCGATCAGCGAGGCGGCCGAGTTCTTCAAGCCGATCTCGGCCATCCACCGCTACCTGCAGACCCTGGTCGACGTCGGCCTCGGCTACGTGCGCCTCGGCCAGAGCGCCACGACGCTCTCGGGCGGAGAGGCGCAGCGCGTCAAGCTCGCGACCGAGCTGCAGCGCCGCACCAACGGCCGCAGCGTGTACGTGCTCGACGAGCCGACCACGGGCCTCCATTTCGAGGACGTGCGCAAGCTCCTCCTGGTGCTGAACGGGCTGCTCGACAAGGGCAACACGGTCATCGTCATCGAGCACAACCTCGACGTGATCAAGTCTGCCGACTGGATCATCGACATGGGGCCGGAGGGCGGCGCAGGAGGCGGCACGGTCATCGCGACCGGGACGCCCGAGAAGGTCGCCGACACCGCCGGCAGCCACACGGGCTACTTCCTGAAGGAGATCCTCCAGGGCGAGAGCGCCCGGGGCGCAGCCTGA
- a CDS encoding DUF58 domain-containing protein → MTDRTRSTSRGPWTLSPAIVGAVVVGLICLVAAFVLSRLEPALVGAPLLLAAALGWDRRPARTGPDAVEVEVLVRTDEERPASASTVAVAGSARTDARADALQVRIEPADRPAFDAVLTPRAAEQLRVEVSAVHSGPQRLLGLAARVIGPDAAWVGAPGPEASVERVVRPPRIAVRSLPLPSRLLGLTGQHVSSRPGDGGEFRDIDRFRPGDRLRRIDWRATARAGQEGDLFVRRTTATSDAAIQLVLDARDDVTGVVADWPRPHPRAAASSLDLAREAAAALARAYSAAGDRVGFDDATAASRVVPARAGARHRERVLRAVERTRATGLASDRVRPPRLAPGALVYLLSTFLDDQPVDLALAWRASGHRVIAVDVLPPRDSHELTVRERLALRTVEVERRLRLEQLAASGAELVVWADPADRAARLRRLATPGRRR, encoded by the coding sequence GTGACCGACCGCACCCGCAGTACGAGCAGAGGGCCGTGGACGCTCAGCCCCGCGATCGTCGGCGCCGTCGTCGTCGGCCTGATCTGTCTCGTCGCGGCCTTCGTCCTCTCCCGGCTCGAACCCGCGCTGGTCGGTGCGCCGCTCCTTCTCGCCGCAGCCCTCGGTTGGGACCGGCGACCGGCACGGACGGGGCCGGACGCGGTCGAGGTGGAGGTGCTGGTCCGCACCGACGAGGAGCGGCCGGCCTCCGCCTCCACCGTCGCGGTGGCCGGTTCTGCTCGCACCGACGCCCGCGCCGACGCCCTGCAGGTGCGCATCGAGCCCGCCGACCGGCCCGCCTTCGACGCGGTGCTCACCCCGCGCGCCGCCGAGCAGCTCCGGGTGGAGGTGTCGGCCGTCCACTCCGGGCCGCAGCGGCTGCTCGGGCTGGCCGCCCGCGTGATCGGGCCCGACGCCGCCTGGGTCGGCGCGCCCGGTCCCGAGGCGTCGGTGGAGCGCGTCGTGCGGCCGCCGCGGATCGCTGTGCGCAGCCTCCCGCTGCCCTCGCGGCTGCTCGGGCTGACCGGCCAGCACGTCTCCAGCAGGCCCGGCGACGGGGGAGAGTTCCGCGACATCGACCGGTTCCGGCCGGGCGACCGGCTCCGGCGCATCGACTGGCGGGCGACGGCCAGGGCGGGGCAGGAGGGCGACCTGTTCGTGCGGCGGACCACCGCGACCTCCGACGCCGCGATCCAGCTGGTGCTCGACGCGCGCGACGACGTCACCGGCGTGGTCGCGGACTGGCCGCGCCCGCATCCCCGCGCCGCCGCCTCGTCCCTCGACCTGGCCAGGGAGGCCGCCGCGGCGCTCGCCCGTGCGTACAGCGCGGCCGGCGACCGGGTCGGCTTCGACGACGCGACGGCGGCCTCCCGCGTCGTCCCCGCCCGCGCGGGCGCGCGGCACCGCGAGCGCGTGCTGCGGGCGGTCGAACGCACCCGCGCCACCGGGCTCGCCTCCGACCGCGTGCGCCCGCCGCGGCTCGCGCCGGGCGCCCTGGTCTACCTGCTGTCGACGTTCCTCGACGACCAGCCGGTCGACCTCGCGCTCGCCTGGCGCGCCTCCGGTCATCGTGTCATCGCGGTCGACGTGCTCCCGCCGCGCGACAGCCACGAGCTCACGGTCCGCGAACGGCTGGCGCTGCGCACGGTCGAGGTCGAGCGGAGGCTGCGCCTCGAGCAGCTCGCGGCCTCCGGGGCCGAACTGGTCGTCTGGGCGGACCCCGCCGACCGCGCCGCCCGGCTGCGGCGGCTCGCGACGCCGGGGCGGCGACGGTGA
- a CDS encoding AAA family ATPase — protein MPTDAAPTDGSTTAADAYPASATTADPVSAAPAPLPVPEVARLGALVLDRVGSVVVGMREPLRVALATLLAGGHVLFEDVPGLGKTLAARSMAAAVGLDFRRLQCTPDLLPSDITGSFVYVPAQADFEFRPGPVFTGLFLADEINRTSPKTQSALLEAMAEGQVSVEGRSFALPRPFHVMATANPIESEGTYALPEAQLDRFMVRLGVGYPDTEGESRILLARVARRHEVATVEPVTDAATLLAMQAGVEAVDVDPDIAAYCVNLAAATRRHRSVEVGASPRGSQGLLLVARALAVLDGRDFVIPDDVKKVAVPVLAHRLTLTVQAWTSGVTAEQVVTEVVNTVAGPPAVGLRERGSGTGAAQAAEAEAGAAAPR, from the coding sequence ATGCCCACTGACGCCGCCCCGACCGACGGCAGCACCACCGCTGCCGACGCGTACCCGGCCTCCGCCACGACCGCCGACCCGGTATCCGCGGCACCCGCACCCCTCCCCGTCCCGGAGGTCGCCCGGCTCGGCGCCCTCGTGCTCGACCGGGTCGGCAGCGTCGTCGTCGGCATGCGGGAGCCGCTGCGCGTCGCCCTCGCGACCCTCCTCGCGGGCGGTCACGTGCTGTTCGAGGATGTGCCGGGGCTCGGCAAGACCCTCGCCGCGCGCAGCATGGCCGCCGCCGTCGGGCTCGACTTCCGGCGGCTGCAGTGCACGCCCGACCTGCTCCCGTCGGACATCACCGGGTCGTTCGTGTACGTGCCGGCGCAGGCCGACTTCGAGTTCCGGCCGGGGCCCGTGTTCACCGGGCTGTTCCTGGCCGACGAGATCAACCGCACCTCCCCGAAGACGCAGTCGGCGCTGCTCGAGGCCATGGCTGAGGGGCAGGTGTCGGTGGAGGGACGAAGCTTCGCCCTCCCGCGTCCGTTCCACGTGATGGCGACGGCCAACCCGATCGAGTCGGAGGGCACGTACGCGCTGCCGGAGGCGCAGCTCGACCGCTTCATGGTGCGGCTGGGCGTCGGGTACCCGGACACCGAGGGGGAGTCGCGCATCCTGCTCGCGCGTGTCGCCCGGCGGCACGAGGTCGCCACCGTCGAACCGGTCACCGACGCGGCCACGCTGCTCGCGATGCAGGCCGGAGTGGAGGCGGTGGACGTCGACCCCGACATCGCCGCGTACTGCGTGAACCTCGCGGCGGCCACCCGGCGGCACCGGTCGGTGGAGGTCGGGGCGTCTCCGCGCGGATCGCAGGGCCTGCTGCTGGTCGCCCGCGCCCTGGCCGTGCTCGACGGACGCGACTTCGTCATCCCGGACGACGTGAAGAAGGTGGCCGTGCCCGTGCTCGCGCACCGGCTCACCCTCACCGTGCAGGCGTGGACGAGCGGGGTCACCGCCGAGCAGGTGGTCACCGAGGTCGTGAACACCGTCGCCGGTCCGCCCGCCGTGGGCCTCCGCGAGCGGGGAAGCGGCACGGGCGCCGCACAAGCGGCCGAGGCCGAAGCCGGGGCGGCGGCGCCGCGGTGA
- a CDS encoding DUF4129 domain-containing protein, which produces MGADGPTRAARGGRRWTLAGCGAVLAIAVVAVAFQGAPEFSGPRVLFPEAPLMRDLPTSTGRATDAPGEQDALHAVRIDLSWLLWAAIALAIIVVLALLWRRMRRALDRPALAPLPPLTDAGGFTPDAEDPANEPEPAVVRRGLDRALETLAEPREPRDAIERAWVGLEEGAADSGLRRLPAETPSEFAARVVARVAADREAADTLLKLYLRVRFSEAEVTAADVATARGAVERLRASWSAAAPGGRR; this is translated from the coding sequence GTGGGTGCAGACGGGCCGACGAGGGCTGCGCGGGGCGGACGGCGGTGGACGCTGGCCGGGTGCGGCGCCGTGCTCGCCATCGCGGTCGTCGCCGTGGCGTTCCAGGGTGCGCCGGAGTTCAGCGGGCCGCGCGTCCTCTTCCCGGAGGCGCCGCTCATGCGGGACCTGCCGACGAGCACCGGCCGCGCGACCGACGCGCCGGGGGAGCAGGACGCGCTGCACGCGGTCCGCATCGACCTCAGCTGGCTGCTGTGGGCGGCCATCGCGCTCGCGATCATCGTCGTGCTTGCACTGCTGTGGCGCCGCATGCGACGGGCGCTCGACCGCCCCGCGCTGGCGCCCCTCCCGCCGCTGACCGACGCGGGCGGCTTCACGCCCGACGCGGAGGATCCCGCGAACGAACCGGAGCCTGCGGTCGTGCGACGCGGCCTCGACCGGGCGCTGGAGACGCTGGCCGAGCCGCGCGAACCGCGCGACGCGATCGAGCGCGCCTGGGTCGGACTCGAGGAGGGCGCCGCCGACTCAGGGCTGCGCCGCCTGCCTGCCGAGACACCCTCGGAGTTCGCGGCGCGGGTCGTGGCCCGGGTGGCCGCGGACCGGGAGGCGGCAGACACCCTCCTGAAGCTCTACCTCCGCGTCCGCTTCTCGGAGGCAGAGGTGACCGCCGCCGACGTCGCCACCGCGCGCGGCGCGGTCGAGCGCCTGCGCGCCTCCTGGAGCGCGGCCGCGCCCGGAGGTCGACGATGA
- the uvrB gene encoding excinuclease ABC subunit UvrB: MQPTRAVRPFEVVSEYQPSGDQPTAIAELAGRINAGETDVVLLGATGTGKSATTAWLIEQVQRPTLVLAHNKTLAAQLANEFRELLPNNAVEYFVSYYDYYQPEAYVPQTDTFIEKDSSINAEVERLRHSTTNSLLSRRDVVVVSTVSCIYGLGAAEEYLEAMVALQVGQTIGRDALIRRFVNMQYERNDVDFSRGKFRVRGDTIEIIPVYEEHAIRIEMFGDEIEALYSLHPLTGEVLTKMDAVSVFPATHYAASPATMQRAIVTIQDELRERLQELEREGKLLEAQRLRMRTQFDLEMMEQIGFCSGIENYSRHIDGRAPGQAPNCLLDYFPDDFLVVIDESHVTVPQIGAMYEGDASRKRTLVEHGFRLPSALDNRPLKWNEFKDRVGQTVYLSATPGQYEMGVADGVVEQIIRPTGLVDPEIVVKPTKGQIDDLLEEIRLRVERDERILVTTLTKKMAEELTDFLAEAGVKVRYLHSDVDTLRRVELLTELRAGVYDVLVGINLLREGLDLPEVSLVAILDADKEGFLRSSTSLIQTIGRAARNVSGEVHMYADVLTDSMQRAIEETDRRREKQIEYNRVNGIDPQPLRKRIADITEVLAREEADTARILAGREQKRKSPTPNLRNGGIAAQGAAELESLIADLNQQMLAAAGELKFELAARLRDELGDLKRDLRQMEKAGHLG; encoded by the coding sequence ATGCAACCCACCCGTGCCGTCCGTCCGTTCGAGGTCGTCAGCGAGTACCAGCCGAGCGGTGACCAGCCGACCGCGATCGCGGAACTGGCAGGGCGCATCAATGCGGGCGAGACCGACGTCGTGCTGCTCGGCGCGACCGGCACCGGCAAGTCGGCGACCACCGCCTGGCTCATCGAGCAGGTGCAGCGGCCGACCCTCGTGCTGGCCCACAACAAGACGCTCGCCGCACAGCTCGCCAACGAGTTCCGCGAGCTGCTGCCGAACAACGCCGTCGAGTACTTCGTCTCGTACTACGACTACTACCAGCCCGAGGCGTACGTCCCGCAGACCGACACCTTCATCGAGAAGGACTCGTCGATCAACGCGGAGGTCGAGCGGCTGCGGCACTCCACCACGAACTCCCTGCTGAGCCGGCGCGACGTGGTCGTCGTCTCGACCGTGTCGTGCATCTACGGCCTCGGTGCGGCCGAGGAGTACCTGGAGGCGATGGTCGCCCTGCAGGTCGGCCAGACCATCGGCCGCGACGCGCTCATCCGCCGCTTCGTCAACATGCAGTACGAGCGCAACGACGTCGACTTCTCGCGCGGCAAGTTCCGCGTGCGCGGCGACACGATCGAGATCATCCCGGTGTACGAGGAGCACGCGATCCGCATCGAGATGTTCGGCGACGAGATCGAGGCGCTGTACTCGCTGCATCCGCTCACCGGCGAGGTGCTGACCAAGATGGATGCCGTGTCGGTGTTCCCGGCGACGCACTACGCCGCGAGCCCGGCGACCATGCAACGCGCGATCGTCACCATCCAGGACGAGCTGCGCGAGCGCCTCCAGGAGCTGGAGCGCGAGGGCAAGCTGCTGGAGGCGCAGCGGCTGCGCATGCGCACGCAGTTCGACCTTGAGATGATGGAGCAGATCGGCTTCTGCTCCGGCATCGAGAACTACTCGCGGCACATCGACGGCCGCGCCCCCGGGCAGGCGCCGAACTGCCTGCTCGACTACTTCCCCGACGACTTCCTCGTCGTCATCGACGAGTCGCACGTCACGGTCCCGCAGATCGGTGCGATGTACGAGGGCGACGCGTCGCGCAAGCGCACGCTGGTGGAGCACGGCTTCCGCCTCCCGAGCGCGCTCGACAACCGGCCGCTCAAGTGGAACGAGTTCAAGGACCGCGTCGGCCAGACCGTGTACCTCTCGGCGACGCCCGGGCAGTACGAGATGGGCGTGGCCGACGGCGTGGTCGAGCAGATCATCCGCCCGACCGGACTGGTCGACCCCGAGATCGTCGTCAAGCCGACGAAGGGGCAGATCGACGACCTCCTCGAGGAGATCCGGCTGCGGGTCGAGCGCGACGAGCGCATCCTCGTCACCACGCTCACCAAGAAGATGGCGGAGGAGCTCACCGACTTCCTCGCCGAGGCCGGTGTGAAGGTGCGCTATCTGCACTCCGACGTCGACACGCTCCGCCGTGTCGAGCTGCTCACCGAGCTGCGCGCGGGCGTGTACGACGTGCTCGTCGGCATCAACCTGCTCCGTGAGGGTCTCGACCTGCCAGAGGTGTCGCTCGTCGCGATCCTCGATGCCGACAAGGAGGGCTTCCTCCGCTCGTCCACGTCGCTCATCCAGACGATCGGCCGTGCTGCGCGCAACGTCTCGGGCGAGGTGCACATGTACGCCGACGTGCTCACCGACTCGATGCAGCGCGCCATCGAGGAGACCGACCGGCGTCGCGAGAAGCAGATCGAGTACAACCGCGTCAACGGCATCGACCCGCAGCCGCTCCGCAAGCGCATCGCCGACATCACGGAGGTGCTGGCCCGCGAGGAGGCCGACACGGCTCGCATCCTGGCCGGCCGCGAGCAGAAGCGCAAGAGCCCGACGCCGAACCTCCGCAACGGCGGTATCGCCGCCCAGGGAGCCGCCGAGCTGGAGTCGCTGATCGCCGACCTCAACCAGCAGATGCTGGCCGCCGCCGGCGAGCTCAAGTTCGAGCTGGCCGCCCGCCTGCGCGACGAGCTCGGCGACCTGAAGCGCGACCTCCGCCAGATGGAGAAGGCGGGTCACCTGGGCTGA
- the coaE gene encoding dephospho-CoA kinase — protein sequence MQLIGLTGGIASGKSTIASRFAEHGAVVVDADRIAREVVEPGTPGLAEIARRFGDGVIAADGSLDRAALGAIVFADEEARLALNAITHPAVLRESTARFRAAGDADPDAIVVYDVPLLVESANEYPFELVVVAHAAADTRIRRLVELRGMDRAEAERRIRSQASDDERLAVADVVIDTDGTLEHTLEQVDALWEELRARP from the coding sequence GTGCAGCTGATCGGACTCACGGGGGGCATCGCCTCCGGCAAATCGACCATCGCCTCCCGCTTCGCCGAGCACGGCGCCGTCGTCGTCGACGCGGACCGCATCGCCCGCGAGGTCGTGGAGCCCGGCACGCCGGGCCTCGCCGAGATCGCGCGTCGCTTCGGCGACGGGGTGATCGCGGCCGACGGCAGCCTCGACCGCGCGGCCCTCGGCGCGATCGTGTTCGCCGACGAGGAGGCGCGGCTCGCCCTCAACGCTATTACCCACCCGGCAGTGCTGCGCGAGTCGACGGCCCGCTTCCGCGCGGCGGGCGACGCCGATCCCGACGCCATCGTCGTCTACGACGTGCCGCTGCTGGTGGAGTCGGCCAACGAGTACCCGTTCGAGCTGGTCGTGGTCGCGCACGCCGCCGCGGACACGCGCATCCGCCGGCTGGTCGAGCTGCGCGGGATGGATCGGGCGGAGGCCGAGCGCCGCATCCGCTCGCAGGCGTCCGACGACGAGCGGCTCGCCGTCGCCGACGTCGTGATCGACACCGACGGCACGCTGGAGCACACGCTGGAGCAGGTCGACGCGCTGTGGGAGGAGCTGCGCGCGCGGCCATGA
- the rpsA gene encoding 30S ribosomal protein S1 — protein sequence MTTATTDKALKQVAVNDIGSAEDFLAAVEKTLKFFNDGDLIEGTVVKIDRDEVLLDVGYKTEGVIPSRELSIKHDVDPTEVVEVGDTVEALVLQKEDKEGRLILSKKRAQYERAWGDVEKIKEADGVVTGTVIEVVKGGLIVDIGLRGFLPASLIELRRVRDLTPYLGQEIEAKILELDKNRNNVVLSRRALLEQTQSESRTTFLNNLHKGQVRKGVVSSIVNFGAFVDLGGVDGLVHVSELSWKHIEHASEVVEVGQEVTVEILEVDLDRERVSLSLKATQEDPWQVFARTHAIGQVAPGKVTKLVPFGAFVRVADGIEGLVHISELSGKHVELAEQVVSVGDEVFVKVIDIDLERRRISLSLKQANEGVDPEGTEFDPALYGMVTEYDEQGNYKYPEGFDPETNEWKEGFESQRDEWEQQYAAAQARWEAHKRQVAKGIEEAAADTGSSSFSSDSGSGGTLADDESLAALREKLSSNN from the coding sequence ATGACAACCGCAACGACCGACAAGGCCCTGAAGCAGGTCGCCGTCAACGACATCGGGTCCGCTGAGGACTTCCTGGCCGCGGTCGAGAAGACGCTCAAGTTCTTCAACGACGGAGACCTCATCGAGGGCACTGTCGTCAAGATCGACCGCGACGAGGTCCTCCTCGACGTCGGTTACAAGACCGAGGGTGTCATCCCCTCGCGCGAGCTTTCCATCAAGCACGACGTCGACCCCACCGAGGTCGTCGAGGTCGGCGACACCGTCGAGGCCCTCGTTCTCCAGAAGGAGGACAAGGAGGGTCGCCTCATCCTGTCCAAGAAGCGCGCCCAGTACGAGCGCGCCTGGGGCGATGTCGAGAAGATCAAGGAGGCCGACGGCGTCGTCACCGGCACCGTGATCGAGGTCGTCAAGGGCGGCCTCATCGTCGACATCGGGCTCCGCGGCTTCCTGCCGGCGTCGCTCATCGAGCTGCGCCGCGTCCGCGACCTGACCCCGTACCTGGGCCAGGAGATCGAGGCCAAGATCCTCGAGCTCGACAAGAACCGCAACAACGTGGTCCTCTCGCGCCGCGCCCTGCTCGAGCAGACGCAGTCCGAGTCGCGCACCACCTTCCTCAACAACCTGCACAAGGGCCAGGTCCGCAAGGGCGTCGTCTCGTCGATCGTCAACTTCGGTGCGTTCGTCGACCTCGGCGGCGTCGACGGTCTCGTCCACGTGTCGGAGCTGTCCTGGAAGCACATCGAGCACGCCTCCGAGGTCGTCGAGGTCGGCCAGGAGGTCACCGTCGAGATCCTCGAGGTCGACCTGGACCGCGAGCGCGTCTCGCTGTCGCTCAAGGCGACCCAGGAGGACCCGTGGCAGGTCTTCGCCCGCACCCACGCGATCGGTCAGGTCGCGCCGGGCAAGGTCACGAAGCTGGTCCCGTTCGGTGCGTTCGTCCGCGTCGCGGACGGCATCGAGGGCCTCGTCCACATCTCGGAGCTCTCCGGCAAGCACGTCGAGCTCGCCGAGCAGGTCGTGTCGGTCGGCGACGAGGTGTTCGTCAAGGTCATCGACATCGACCTCGAGCGTCGCCGCATCTCCCTCTCGCTCAAGCAGGCGAACGAGGGCGTCGACCCCGAGGGCACCGAGTTCGACCCGGCCCTCTACGGCATGGTCACCGAGTACGACGAGCAGGGGAACTACAAGTACCCCGAGGGCTTCGACCCGGAGACCAACGAGTGGAAGGAAGGCTTCGAGTCCCAGCGCGACGAGTGGGAGCAGCAGTACGCTGCCGCCCAGGCTCGCTGGGAGGCCCACAAGCGCCAGGTCGCGAAGGGCATCGAAGAGGCCGCGGCCGACACCGGCAGCAGCTCGTTCTCGAGCGACTCGGGCTCCGGCGGCACCCTCGCCGACGACGAGTCCCTCGCCGCGCTGCGCGAGAAGCTCAGCTCGAACAACTGA